The window GGGGGGGCTCATGGGGCGGGTGGCGCGGGAAGGGGGGGAGGTGAGGGTGGTCTACCTCACCTCGGGGGACGCCTTTGACCTGGCGGCGGGAAGCCCGCTTCCTTCCCCAAAGGCCCTGCGCCGCCTGGCCCTGAGGCGGATGGTGGAGGCCAGGCGGGGCCTCGAGGCCTTGGGCCTTCCCCAGGAAAGCGCCCTCTTCCTGGGCTTTCCCGACCAGGGCCTCTACCCCCTCTTTACCACCCACTACTACCTGCCCTACGAGAGCCCCTACACGGGGCTTAAGGCGGTGGCCTACCCGGGGTGCCACCGGCCGGGCCTCCCCTACACGGGGAAGGCCCTGGAGGCCCTCTTGGTGGAGGTCCTCCGGTCTTTCAGGCCCACCCGGATTCTCCTGCCAAGCCCCCTGGACGCCCACCGGGACCACCAGGCCACGGCCTACTTCGGCATGCGGGCGGCGGCCCTTCTCGGCCTGGAGGACCGCCTCCTCTACTACATCGTCCACGGGGGGTACCAGTACCCCCTGCCCAAGGGCCTCCACCCTAGGCTTCCCCTCTACCCGCCCCCTCGAGGCCGGGGGCTTCCCTGGCAGCGCTTTCCCTTGAGCGAGGAGGAGGTGCGCAGGAAGGAGCGGGCCGTCCGGGCCCACAAAAGCCAGATGCGCCTCCTCTCCCGCTTCCTCCTCGCCTTCGTTCGGGAGAACGAGCTTTATAGCCCCCTCCCCGTCCCCGCCCGGGAGGCCCTAGCCGCGGAGGAGGAGGGGTGGGCCGTCCTCCCTGAGCGGGGGGAGGTCTTCTAGGCTCTCCAGGCCGAAGACCTCCAAAAAGCGCTCCGTGGTCCCGTAAAGCTTGGGGCGGCCGGGGGCTTCCTTCTCCCCCACCACCCGGACAAGGCCCCGCTCCAGGAGGCTTTCCAGGACCCCTTCCACCCCCTTGCCCCGCATGGCCTCAAGCTCCGCCCGGGTCACGGGCTGGTGGTAGGCCACGAGGGCCAGGACCTCGAGGGCCGCCCGGGAGAGCCTGGGCGGGGAGGGCTTAAGGACGCGCTCCACCGCCTCCAAGGCCTTGGGATGGACCACGAGCCGCCACCCCCCCGCCACCCGCTCCAGGGCCACGCCCAGGTGGCCGGCCTCGAGGTCCCGCTCCAGGGCCTTGAGGGCGCGGAGGACGGCCTCCTCGGGGTGGCCCAGGGCCCTAAGCTCCTTGAGGGCCACGGGCCTTCCCGCGGCGAAGAGGACGGCGAGGAGGAGGGTTTTGAGGCTCGGGGCTTCCTCCATGGCCTACCGGAGGTGGGCGAGAAGGGCCTCCTTGGGGATCGCCCCTTCCCGCAGGACCTCCCCGGTGCGGAGGTCCACCACGCTGGAGGCAAGTCCTCCCGCCTCCCCCGGAAAGACGAAGTCCACGGCGAAGGTCCGGGCCTCGGCCTCCGTGCGCACCGGGGGCTCGCCGCTTTTGTTGAGGCTCGTGGCGGCGGCGTGCCCCCCCACGCGGCGGAGGAG of the Thermus thermophilus HB8 genome contains:
- the scpB gene encoding SMC-Scp complex subunit ScpB, whose product is MEEAPSLKTLLLAVLFAAGRPVALKELRALGHPEEAVLRALKALERDLEAGHLGVALERVAGGWRLVVHPKALEAVERVLKPSPPRLSRAALEVLALVAYHQPVTRAELEAMRGKGVEGVLESLLERGLVRVVGEKEAPGRPKLYGTTERFLEVFGLESLEDLPPLREDGPPLLLRG
- a CDS encoding PIG-L deacetylase family protein, which encodes MRRLRPWQWLVLLLVLYLGVAEAARLWLGLLWAERLMVLAAALGVWAFINGRFLFAGYHALVASARVRGLPLLPPPLSGERLLVLAPHPDDEVLAAGGLMGRVAREGGEVRVVYLTSGDAFDLAAGSPLPSPKALRRLALRRMVEARRGLEALGLPQESALFLGFPDQGLYPLFTTHYYLPYESPYTGLKAVAYPGCHRPGLPYTGKALEALLVEVLRSFRPTRILLPSPLDAHRDHQATAYFGMRAAALLGLEDRLLYYIVHGGYQYPLPKGLHPRLPLYPPPRGRGLPWQRFPLSEEEVRRKERAVRAHKSQMRLLSRFLLAFVRENELYSPLPVPAREALAAEEEGWAVLPERGEVF